In Erigeron canadensis isolate Cc75 chromosome 8, C_canadensis_v1, whole genome shotgun sequence, the DNA window TAATTGGTTCTAGTCATGTTCATTCATCTTGTAAGAAACTAAAAGATGACCGGAAATTACAACATTTCACATTTGACATTGTACATTGGTGGTCACGAAAACATAGTTTTTAGTACAACTTGCTTactaaaaacaacaaaacacataatataaaaatatgtataaagtCTGTCCATTAACCACTTAATTTTAAACCAAAGTCTAGCAAGAAAAGAATATATACGAACTACAAAGGCTAtagcctatatatataacaacattAAATGAGTTATggtaaaacaataataataaatagacGGTGGGAAGGGAAACTATATTTCCGTACTTTAGGGCCATTGTCACATGGATCCTGTCTCCTATCTCTCATAATACATACAATCTATACATATAACATCccaaaaaacatatatctatctatctatctacattatatagatttatatttatttttaatatatttacccCCTCATCTCATCTCATTTCATGATTTTAATTAACCAATAACGTTACATCATTCACTGCTCCATATCTACTttcacttcttcttcttctgtttccttGTCTACATTACACTCACACAGTCATACACACACAAAAGTCAACTAGTCAACATCATTTGGTTCAGGTAAAAATACTTAGAATCataacttctttattttttcttactaGTCAACATCAtaacttttttatgaaaattttttgaATCTAAGTTTATTTTCTTACTAATTTTAGTAAACTTCAGTAAAAGTGTGTATTTACAACATGTTTTTAGTGTGGTTCTTTTTAGCTATAAAgaaacatttgttttttagtatatCTTTTGCTGTATtgaatgtgatattgttattgtaattatatgtatttacaAGCTGGTCCAAGAATATAGGTGACCACATTGGAAATAAATTAATGATTATTGTTTGttacatttgtatttatttacatatatttgttttcatgtttttgtagGTAGtgaatctatatatacatatagatatatatagttgtaaAGGAAAGGATTAGTATTATTGGAACTAGAATATGCAAAAATGCAGGTCTGTTATTCACCACAGTTAGGATCATCTAACAAAACTTCATCATCTTTTCGTAATTCGGGTGCCTATACGAGTCCCGGGACACCGGATTATGGTGATAATAACAACAATGTGTTAGCTTTTCAAAAAGGATGGTGTTCAGAAAGAATACCATTAAGTAATAGTAGTAGAAGGCATATTAGTGCTGCAGCATTGATGCCATTTAACAGTGGGAGGACTCTGCCATCGAAATGGGACGATGCCGAGAGGTGGATAACGAGTCCTGTCTCGAATTTTGGGGTTTGCAAGACTTTAGCTCCACCAAAACGGCCCAAGGCGAAAAGTGGACCGTTGGGTGGGACGACACCTGGTGTTGcttattattcaaattattccCCTGCTGTCCCTGCACTTGAAGGTGGGAGCAGTAGAAATTTTCTTGCGGGGTCACCACTTACGACGGGGGTTTTAGTACCGGAAGGTTTGCATTTTTGTGATGCTGCAGGTGGTGTTGGTCATGGTGAGTATGGAATGGTTCAATCTGGTAATGTGCCTTTATGGTCTGAGTTGTTGATTGAGTCTTCATATACTGATTCTCAAGGTATAATCTTTTTACTTTCTTTAGACTGTATGTTACCGCCGATTAAGTATCACGGTATGGGGTATTTTTGGGAAACAA includes these proteins:
- the LOC122579864 gene encoding uncharacterized protein LOC122579864 isoform X1 is translated as MQVCYSPQLGSSNKTSSSFRNSGAYTSPGTPDYGDNNNNVLAFQKGWCSERIPLSNSSRRHISAAALMPFNSGRTLPSKWDDAERWITSPVSNFGVCKTLAPPKRPKAKSGPLGGTTPGVAYYSNYSPAVPALEGGSSRNFLAGSPLTTGVLVPEGLHFCDAAGGVGHGEYGMVQSGNVPLWSELLIESSYTDSQDEKIDENGVSRVVSRRDMATQMSPESSPEPSPTYIIPPPGSHHSARLEVRDVQVDKRVTMTKQSKRNKMRMRNNGSPEANELALTWNATEGAMKQSKLQKEEARITAWENLQNAKAEASIRKLEMKLEKKKSASMDKILNKHRAAQLKAQEMRRNMSESVAPRTRKFRTLRRHVTDSLTGCFRCHDS